A stretch of Rhizobium glycinendophyticum DNA encodes these proteins:
- a CDS encoding helix-turn-helix domain-containing protein produces MPQELSHSDLVYSTARQASAAVMSPVAASWSRCLNLYRLQPEAGAKPVQVEEARFREARQKMERLIGNATDEVDRLYQMIGRSGCCIVLADAEGIVVDRRGAPGDDSDFHRLGLWQQNVWSEASAGTNGIGTALADERAVIIHRDQHFMSANIGLSCATAPIRDHLGRVTAALDVSTCRNDVNDMTLAVLSQAVRDAAARVECNLFRSAYAGARIVVVPQVNTIAALVAVDGDDIILGATRAARVALKIDDQMIAQGLPAADALRETRGEPSGDLEDAERAAIRRVLSRAQGNVSLAAQMLGISRATLHRKLKRFQIQ; encoded by the coding sequence ATGCCGCAGGAACTCAGCCATTCGGACCTGGTCTATTCGACGGCACGCCAGGCGTCTGCCGCCGTGATGTCGCCGGTTGCCGCCTCGTGGAGCCGCTGCCTCAATCTCTATCGCCTTCAGCCGGAGGCCGGCGCCAAGCCGGTGCAGGTCGAAGAGGCCCGCTTTCGAGAAGCTCGACAGAAGATGGAACGGCTGATCGGCAATGCGACCGATGAGGTCGACCGGCTGTACCAGATGATTGGCCGTTCGGGCTGCTGCATCGTGCTTGCCGATGCCGAGGGCATCGTTGTGGACCGGCGTGGGGCGCCCGGCGACGATTCCGATTTTCACCGGCTCGGGCTCTGGCAGCAGAATGTCTGGAGCGAGGCGAGCGCCGGCACCAATGGGATCGGTACGGCGCTTGCCGACGAGCGGGCCGTCATCATCCACCGCGACCAACATTTCATGAGTGCCAATATCGGGCTCTCCTGCGCCACGGCGCCAATCCGCGACCATCTCGGCCGGGTGACGGCGGCGCTGGACGTTTCCACATGCCGCAACGATGTCAATGATATGACGCTCGCTGTCCTTTCGCAGGCTGTTCGGGATGCGGCCGCACGCGTCGAATGCAATCTGTTCCGAAGCGCCTATGCCGGTGCGCGCATTGTCGTCGTGCCACAGGTGAACACGATTGCCGCTCTGGTTGCAGTCGATGGCGACGATATCATTCTCGGTGCCACCAGGGCAGCCCGGGTGGCACTCAAGATCGACGACCAGATGATTGCACAAGGCCTGCCGGCAGCGGATGCGCTTCGCGAAACGCGCGGGGAGCCGAGCGGCGATCTGGAGGATGCGGAGCGGGCAGCCATCCGCCGGGTGCTGTCGCGGGCGCAGGGCAATGTCTCGCTCGCCGCGCAGATGCTGGGCATCAGCCGCGCGACCTTGCATCGCAAGCTGAAGCGATTTCAGATCCAATAG
- a CDS encoding 50S ribosomal protein L25/general stress protein Ctc: protein MSHASYELKAVARERVGKGSSRELRRNGLIPAVIYGDKQAPISISINTNEITKRIHAGGFLTTVAVIDVNGEKIRVLPKDYQLDPVRDFTMHIDFLRVSANSQVSVQVPVHFVNEEKSAIKTGAVLNIVRHEVELHCPASDIPEFITVDLAGLKVGDSVHISAVKLPAGVTPVIDRDFTIATIVAPAGGMEEEAAEA from the coding sequence ATGAGCCACGCTTCTTACGAGCTCAAGGCCGTAGCACGCGAACGGGTAGGTAAGGGGTCCTCCCGCGAACTTCGCCGCAACGGTTTGATTCCCGCTGTCATCTATGGTGACAAGCAGGCCCCGATTTCGATCTCGATCAACACCAACGAGATCACCAAGCGCATCCATGCCGGCGGTTTCCTGACCACCGTTGCCGTCATCGACGTCAACGGCGAAAAGATCCGCGTTCTGCCGAAGGACTACCAGCTCGATCCGGTTCGTGACTTCACGATGCACATCGACTTCCTTCGCGTCTCGGCCAACAGCCAGGTTTCGGTCCAGGTTCCGGTTCACTTCGTCAACGAAGAGAAGTCCGCCATCAAGACCGGCGCCGTTCTCAATATCGTTCGTCACGAAGTTGAACTGCACTGCCCGGCTTCCGACATTCCGGAATTCATCACGGTTGATCTCGCTGGCCTCAAGGTCGGCGACAGCGTGCATATCTCGGCTGTCAAGCTTCCGGCTGGCGTCACACCGGTCATCGATCGCGATTTCACCATCGCCACGATCGTTGCTCCGGCCGGCGGCATGGAAGAAGAAGCTGCCGAAGCCTGA
- a CDS encoding EAL domain-containing protein: protein MTRSVESRFLAIVATTIFILVVPLFGLFLSLATDRATRELQQNLDVVIAANAQALAKPLWDFDRESVEQITATIVSNGMISRVTVKDLSGDIAVSMPALPRWPKNGLETISREIYYRAMEGPKLVGTITLYYSRIGMFNSLRQAEALLIGIFMLAVIGVVGAAIIGNRVMVMKPLLKLTAAIEATRQLGSRHHVDWQSNDEIGRLARSFNAMQIKLEQEESELKLAHRRSTDIYNTTPAMLFSLDEEDRITGVSDYWLVATGYRRHEIVGRRFIELVPPAAQDAYIDRKKTRSIAGVLEATTQFVCADGSIMDVLIAEARRDPEGNTEALSLSVMTDVTALKQSEERNHRQAITDHLTGLCNRQGFESALDLEIRATDAAAEELACIFVDLDRFKWINDNLGHQAGDQVLRNFVARMGDLVPQGATAARLGGDEFAILVRASAVEPLAHTLARNLCDIFIDPMVIDGTSVRLSASIGIALYPRHASNAAELLQKSDMAMYSKKRDGKNGAQLYDPQLQDHTRQRAEIEHDIEEGLANDWFDAFFQPIVEIQSGRVMGYEALMRLVHPQRGILAPAPLIAVAEENGAITRLGGQVLEKALANLARLSEATGDQDLYLAVNFSPLQFDPSLPVRLAALTTEYGIAPRRIVIEITEATLLHDNPQILTILDEFNRFGYRLALDDFGTGYSSLSYLNRFPVDIVKIDQSFIRALADENPELRHKSRMLVEGITAISHKMECTVVAEGIETDEQRQILADFGVDYGQGYLFARPQAVTTLMADASMQLARSRKVSAG, encoded by the coding sequence ATGACTCGGTCGGTCGAGAGCCGCTTCCTTGCCATTGTCGCGACCACGATCTTCATCCTGGTCGTGCCGCTCTTCGGTCTGTTCCTGTCTCTGGCCACAGACCGGGCCACGCGTGAGTTGCAGCAGAATCTCGATGTCGTCATTGCCGCCAATGCGCAGGCGCTTGCGAAGCCCCTCTGGGATTTTGACCGCGAAAGCGTCGAACAGATCACCGCCACGATCGTCTCCAATGGCATGATCAGTCGGGTCACCGTCAAAGACCTCTCGGGTGACATCGCCGTCTCCATGCCAGCGCTACCGCGTTGGCCGAAGAACGGTCTGGAGACGATCAGCCGCGAAATCTACTATCGCGCGATGGAAGGTCCGAAGCTCGTCGGCACCATCACCCTGTATTATAGCCGCATCGGCATGTTCAACTCTCTGCGCCAGGCGGAAGCGCTGCTGATCGGCATCTTCATGCTGGCTGTCATCGGCGTGGTGGGTGCCGCCATCATAGGCAACCGCGTCATGGTGATGAAGCCGCTCCTGAAGCTGACCGCCGCCATTGAGGCGACCCGCCAGCTCGGCTCGCGCCACCATGTCGACTGGCAGTCCAACGACGAAATAGGCCGCCTCGCCCGCAGCTTCAACGCCATGCAGATCAAGCTGGAGCAGGAAGAAAGCGAATTGAAGCTCGCCCATCGCCGCTCGACCGATATCTACAACACGACCCCGGCAATGCTCTTCTCGCTCGACGAGGAAGACCGGATCACCGGCGTCAGCGACTACTGGCTGGTTGCGACCGGTTACCGGCGTCACGAAATCGTCGGGCGACGCTTCATAGAACTCGTACCGCCGGCAGCACAGGACGCCTATATCGACCGCAAGAAGACCCGCTCCATCGCCGGCGTCCTGGAAGCAACAACACAGTTCGTCTGCGCCGATGGCAGCATCATGGATGTGCTGATCGCCGAGGCCCGTCGCGACCCGGAAGGCAATACCGAGGCCCTGTCCCTGAGCGTCATGACCGATGTCACCGCACTCAAGCAGTCGGAGGAGCGCAATCACCGCCAGGCGATTACCGACCACCTGACGGGGCTGTGCAATCGCCAGGGCTTCGAAAGCGCCCTTGACCTTGAGATCCGGGCGACAGATGCAGCGGCAGAAGAACTGGCCTGCATCTTCGTCGACCTCGACCGCTTCAAGTGGATCAACGACAATCTCGGCCATCAGGCCGGCGACCAGGTGCTGCGCAACTTCGTTGCCCGCATGGGCGATCTGGTCCCGCAGGGCGCGACCGCCGCCCGCCTCGGCGGCGACGAGTTCGCCATTCTCGTACGCGCATCCGCTGTCGAGCCCCTCGCCCACACGCTTGCCCGCAACCTCTGCGACATCTTCATCGACCCGATGGTGATCGACGGCACGAGCGTGCGCCTCAGCGCCAGCATCGGCATCGCCCTTTACCCGCGCCATGCCAGCAATGCCGCCGAGCTTCTGCAGAAGTCCGACATGGCGATGTACAGCAAGAAGCGCGACGGCAAGAACGGTGCCCAGCTCTATGATCCACAATTGCAGGACCACACGCGCCAGCGCGCCGAAATCGAGCACGACATCGAGGAGGGGCTCGCCAACGACTGGTTCGACGCCTTCTTCCAGCCGATCGTCGAGATCCAGAGCGGGCGCGTGATGGGTTATGAAGCGCTGATGCGCCTCGTCCATCCGCAACGTGGCATTCTGGCCCCCGCCCCGCTGATTGCAGTGGCTGAAGAAAACGGCGCTATCACCAGGCTCGGCGGTCAGGTTCTCGAAAAGGCATTGGCCAATCTCGCCCGCCTCAGCGAAGCAACCGGCGATCAAGACCTTTATCTCGCGGTCAATTTCTCGCCGCTGCAGTTCGATCCGTCCCTGCCTGTCCGCTTGGCAGCACTGACCACGGAATACGGCATCGCGCCGAGGCGCATCGTCATCGAGATCACAGAGGCGACGCTGCTGCACGACAACCCGCAGATCCTGACCATCCTCGACGAGTTCAACCGCTTCGGCTACCGCCTGGCCCTCGACGACTTCGGCACGGGTTACTCCTCGCTGAGCTACCTCAACCGCTTCCCCGTCGACATCGTCAAGATCGACCAGTCCTTCATCCGGGCGCTTGCCGACGAGAACCCGGAATTACGCCACAAGAGCCGCATGCTCGTCGAAGGCATCACCGCCATCTCCCACAAGATGGAATGCACCGTGGTGGCCGAGGGCATCGAGACGGACGAACAACGCCAGATCCTAGCCGATTTTGGCGTCGACTATGGCCAGGGCTATCTATTTGCCCGGCCCCAGGCGGTCACCACACTGATGGCCGACGCCTCCATGCAACTGGCCCGCAGCCGCAAGGTCTCGGCGGGCTGA
- a CDS encoding substrate-binding periplasmic protein has product MKVLTIMLSLAAAPVAAAEAVHFTTEDYPPYNFRQGSEIKGAGYEQVLLMMKQIGVPYSIDMMPWARAIALAETTPMHCVFTTAHIPERNGHFQWVEPLAIGRNLMVGRKGGGVNVKNIEEAKAFTVGTQRDDYTETLLKEQGFPKIDLASDIKLNLKKLESGRIDLMPLDEQHYIALEQAGEPVEVKFVFTEQTFSIACHPDFPEDLRLRMQAALDALIADGTQAKILASYGLDKAELPEVAANP; this is encoded by the coding sequence ATGAAAGTGCTCACCATCATGCTTTCACTTGCGGCGGCCCCGGTTGCCGCCGCAGAAGCCGTTCATTTCACCACCGAGGACTACCCGCCCTATAACTTCCGCCAGGGCAGCGAGATCAAGGGGGCCGGCTATGAGCAGGTCCTGCTGATGATGAAGCAGATCGGCGTGCCCTATTCGATCGACATGATGCCCTGGGCTCGCGCCATCGCGCTCGCCGAGACCACGCCGATGCACTGCGTCTTCACCACCGCCCATATCCCGGAGCGCAACGGCCATTTCCAATGGGTGGAGCCCCTCGCCATTGGCCGCAACCTGATGGTCGGCCGAAAGGGCGGCGGCGTGAACGTCAAGAACATTGAGGAAGCCAAGGCTTTTACCGTCGGCACCCAGCGCGACGACTATACCGAGACACTGCTTAAGGAGCAGGGATTCCCGAAGATTGACCTTGCCAGCGACATCAAACTGAACCTGAAAAAGCTCGAAAGCGGCCGCATCGACCTGATGCCGCTGGACGAGCAGCATTACATCGCGCTCGAGCAGGCCGGCGAGCCCGTCGAGGTCAAGTTCGTCTTCACCGAGCAGACCTTCTCGATTGCCTGCCACCCGGACTTCCCCGAGGATCTGCGGCTGAGAATGCAGGCAGCGCTCGACGCCCTGATCGCCGACGGCACTCAGGCGAAGATCCTCGCCAGCTACGGCCTCGACAAGGCAGAACTGCCGGAAGTGGCGGCCAACCCTTGA
- the pth gene encoding aminoacyl-tRNA hydrolase: MIILAGLGNPGSTYVRNRHNIGFMAVDAIKARHGFSPWAKKFKAEISEGTIAGEKVLLIKPQTFMNLSGESVGEAMRFYKLGPEAITAIYDELDLLPGKARIKTGGGHGGHNGIKSLDAHCGQNYRRLRLGIGHPGDKSRVQGHVLGDFGKLDAEWLDPLLEALADNADMLVRGEDSQLLNKLALATGSKPEEDKPAKAPKPAKPTGQSHIRQARGNMQQPKKLPETGPMADMLKKLFGPKGD; this comes from the coding sequence ATGATCATCCTGGCAGGACTCGGCAATCCCGGGTCGACCTATGTGCGCAACCGCCACAATATCGGCTTCATGGCCGTGGACGCGATCAAGGCGCGCCACGGCTTTTCGCCCTGGGCGAAGAAGTTCAAGGCCGAGATTTCCGAAGGCACGATCGCCGGTGAAAAGGTGCTGCTGATCAAGCCGCAGACCTTCATGAACCTGTCCGGCGAAAGCGTCGGCGAGGCCATGCGCTTCTACAAGCTCGGCCCCGAAGCGATCACCGCCATCTATGACGAGCTCGACTTGCTACCCGGCAAGGCGCGCATCAAGACCGGCGGCGGCCATGGCGGCCACAACGGGATCAAGTCGCTCGACGCCCATTGCGGCCAGAATTACCGCCGCTTGCGCCTCGGCATCGGCCATCCCGGCGACAAGTCCCGCGTCCAGGGCCATGTGCTCGGCGACTTCGGCAAGCTCGACGCCGAATGGCTGGATCCCCTCCTCGAAGCCCTCGCCGACAATGCCGACATGCTGGTGAGAGGCGAGGATTCCCAGCTCCTCAACAAGCTGGCGCTCGCCACCGGCTCAAAGCCGGAAGAGGACAAACCCGCCAAGGCGCCCAAGCCCGCAAAACCCACCGGCCAGTCCCACATCCGCCAGGCCCGGGGCAACATGCAGCAGCCGAAGAAGCTGCCGGAAACGGGGCCGATGGCGGACATGCTGAAGAAGCTGTTTGGGCCGAAGGGGGATTGA
- a CDS encoding TetR/AcrR family transcriptional regulator, whose amino-acid sequence MEENRARLLAAARRAFAEKGYAAASMDALTAEAGLTRGALYHNFGDKRGLFAAVVEQIDTEMAARAKASGAAAGEGFDALLSEGAAYIDMALDPEVQRIVLLDGPAVLGDPSGWPSQNSCLKVTREAVEGLMAEGVLKPVDAEAAARLISGAALNAAMWVAASAEPERVLPRAKEAFRALAEGLLVRR is encoded by the coding sequence ATGGAGGAAAACCGCGCCCGTCTGCTGGCTGCGGCGCGCAGGGCCTTTGCGGAGAAGGGCTATGCGGCGGCGTCCATGGATGCCCTGACGGCAGAGGCGGGGCTGACGCGTGGTGCGCTCTATCACAATTTCGGCGACAAGCGCGGACTGTTCGCAGCGGTCGTCGAGCAGATCGACACCGAAATGGCCGCCCGTGCCAAGGCGTCGGGTGCGGCGGCGGGCGAGGGGTTTGATGCGCTCCTCTCCGAAGGGGCGGCCTATATCGACATGGCGCTCGACCCGGAGGTGCAGAGGATCGTGCTGCTCGACGGGCCCGCAGTGCTCGGCGACCCCTCGGGCTGGCCCAGCCAGAATTCCTGCCTGAAGGTAACCCGTGAGGCGGTGGAAGGCCTGATGGCGGAAGGCGTGCTCAAGCCGGTCGATGCCGAGGCCGCGGCGCGGCTGATCAGCGGTGCGGCCCTCAATGCGGCGATGTGGGTCGCCGCCAGCGCCGAACCCGAGCGGGTCCTGCCTCGGGCGAAGGAGGCGTTCCGGGCCCTCGCCGAGGGACTGTTGGTTCGTCGCTGA
- a CDS encoding RidA family protein: MTKPEAVFPANRHALYEAHGYSAAIRSGDLLFVSGQVGSRPDGTPEPDFETQVRRAFANLEATLTAAGCSFADLVDVTSFHTDPENQFGTIMKVKAEIFPAPPYPNWTAVGVNWLAGFDFEIKVIARIPPAS, from the coding sequence ATGACCAAGCCAGAAGCAGTCTTTCCGGCAAACCGCCACGCCCTCTACGAAGCGCACGGCTACTCCGCAGCGATCCGCTCAGGCGACCTCCTCTTCGTCTCCGGCCAGGTCGGCAGCCGCCCGGACGGCACACCCGAACCGGACTTCGAAACCCAGGTTCGCCGCGCCTTCGCCAATCTCGAAGCGACGCTCACTGCCGCCGGCTGCAGCTTCGCCGATCTCGTCGACGTCACCAGTTTCCACACGGACCCGGAAAACCAGTTCGGGACGATCATGAAAGTGAAGGCCGAGATCTTCCCCGCCCCGCCCTATCCGAACTGGACGGCAGTCGGCGTCAACTGGCTCGCTGGCTTCGACTTCGAGATCAAGGTGATCGCGCGAATTCCGCCGGCATCCTGA
- the clpS gene encoding ATP-dependent Clp protease adapter ClpS, which produces MAKDTVLTPKTETKPKVEKPRLYKVMLHNDDYTPREFVTIVLRVVFRMSEETGNRVMMTAHKFGSAVVVVCTREIAETKVTEAMDLAKEAGMPLLFTAEPEE; this is translated from the coding sequence ATGGCGAAGGATACGGTGCTGACGCCGAAGACCGAAACAAAGCCGAAGGTGGAGAAGCCACGGCTCTACAAGGTCATGCTGCACAATGACGATTATACACCGCGCGAATTCGTGACGATCGTCCTGAGGGTGGTGTTCCGGATGAGCGAGGAAACCGGCAACCGCGTGATGATGACCGCGCACAAGTTCGGTTCGGCGGTGGTGGTGGTCTGCACGCGGGAGATTGCCGAGACGAAGGTGACCGAGGCGATGGACCTTGCCAAGGAGGCGGGCATGCCGCTGTTGTTCACGGCGGAGCCGGAGGAGTGA
- the ychF gene encoding redox-regulated ATPase YchF, with translation MGFKCGIVGLPNVGKSTLFNALTKTAAAQAANYPFCTIEPNTGEVAVPDPRMKKLADIAGSKEIIPTRISFVDIAGLVRGASKGEGLGNKFLANIREVDAVVHVLRCFEDDDITHVEGKIDPVGDADTIETELMLADLESLERRVEQTRKRATSKDKDSVAQLPIMEQVVKLLQDGKPARLLLKTLAPEEIEILKGLNLLTSHPVLYVCNVAEGDAATGNKHTEAVAKMAAEQGAECVIISAAIEAEVAQLPEEEATEFLSALGLDEAGLDRLIRAGYHLLDLITYFTVGPKECRAWTIVRGTKAPAAAGVIHTDFERGFIRAFTISYDDYIAYKGEVGAKEAGKGRDEGKEYVVHDGDVIHFRFNT, from the coding sequence ATGGGCTTCAAATGCGGTATCGTCGGGCTGCCGAATGTCGGCAAGTCCACTCTTTTCAACGCCCTGACCAAGACGGCGGCAGCCCAGGCGGCGAACTATCCCTTCTGCACGATCGAGCCGAACACCGGTGAAGTGGCCGTTCCCGATCCGCGCATGAAGAAGCTGGCCGACATCGCCGGCTCCAAGGAAATCATCCCGACCCGCATCTCCTTCGTCGATATCGCCGGCCTCGTGCGCGGCGCCTCGAAGGGCGAAGGCCTCGGCAACAAGTTCTTGGCAAACATCCGCGAAGTCGATGCCGTCGTCCACGTGCTGCGCTGCTTCGAAGACGATGACATCACCCATGTCGAAGGCAAGATCGACCCGGTCGGCGACGCCGACACGATCGAGACCGAGCTGATGCTCGCCGACCTCGAAAGCCTGGAACGCCGCGTCGAGCAGACCCGCAAGCGCGCCACCAGCAAGGACAAGGATTCGGTCGCCCAGCTGCCGATCATGGAGCAGGTGGTCAAGCTCTTGCAGGACGGCAAGCCCGCCCGCCTGCTGCTGAAGACGCTCGCCCCGGAAGAAATCGAGATCCTTAAAGGTCTGAACCTTTTGACCTCGCATCCGGTCCTCTATGTCTGCAACGTCGCCGAAGGTGACGCCGCGACCGGCAACAAGCACACCGAAGCCGTCGCCAAGATGGCCGCCGAACAGGGTGCGGAATGCGTCATCATCTCGGCGGCCATCGAAGCCGAAGTTGCCCAGCTGCCGGAAGAGGAAGCGACCGAATTCCTCTCGGCCCTCGGCCTCGACGAAGCCGGCCTCGACCGCCTGATCCGCGCCGGTTATCACCTGCTCGATCTCATCACCTATTTCACCGTAGGCCCGAAGGAATGCCGCGCCTGGACCATCGTCCGCGGCACCAAGGCCCCTGCCGCCGCCGGCGTCATCCACACGGATTTCGAACGCGGCTTCATCCGCGCCTTCACCATCTCCTATGACGACTACATCGCCTACAAGGGCGAAGTCGGTGCCAAGGAAGCCGGCAAGGGCCGCGACGAAGGCAAGGAATATGTCGTGCATGACGGTGACGTCATACACTTCCGCTTCAACACCTGA
- a CDS encoding MaoC family dehydratase, with translation MQEDKLHYEDFTLGRSFALGPRLVTAEEIVEFAGEFDPQPMHLSEEAGKASILGGLSASGWHTSSLFMRLMIDAYVLKAASEGAPGIEFMQWRKPVLAGDTLSGRSVVEEARLMRSRPHLGIVTFGHELQNQRGETVLKARNAVMVRRREMTEISA, from the coding sequence ATGCAGGAAGACAAGCTGCACTACGAAGACTTCACGCTGGGCCGAAGCTTCGCGCTCGGTCCACGTCTGGTGACTGCTGAAGAGATCGTCGAATTCGCCGGGGAATTCGATCCCCAACCCATGCATCTCTCCGAAGAGGCCGGCAAAGCGAGCATTCTCGGCGGCCTCTCCGCTTCCGGCTGGCATACCTCGAGCCTCTTCATGCGCCTGATGATCGACGCCTATGTGCTCAAAGCCGCGTCCGAAGGCGCACCCGGCATCGAATTCATGCAATGGCGCAAGCCCGTGCTCGCCGGCGACACGCTGTCGGGTCGCTCCGTCGTGGAAGAGGCCCGCCTCATGCGCTCCCGCCCCCATCTCGGCATCGTCACCTTCGGTCATGAATTGCAAAACCAGCGCGGCGAAACCGTGCTGAAAGCCCGCAACGCCGTGATGGTCCGCCGCCGCGAGATGACGGAGATTTCCGCATGA
- a CDS encoding MaoC family dehydratase, whose protein sequence is MRMLDLYTAGTRLELGSVTFTADDIVRFAEKFDPQPFHVDAEAAKSYVFGALCASGWHTCANWMKSFIAFWGHETKRLTADGIAPPKLGPSPGFSDLQWLKPVYAGDTITYFMTPLESRIVQGRHRYILNSALSEGVNQHGEAVLRFKSNLIEFFPDEEQAP, encoded by the coding sequence ATGAGGATGCTCGACCTCTACACGGCCGGCACCCGCCTCGAACTCGGCAGCGTCACCTTCACCGCGGATGACATCGTCCGCTTCGCCGAGAAATTCGATCCACAGCCCTTCCACGTCGATGCCGAAGCGGCGAAGTCTTACGTCTTCGGTGCGCTCTGCGCCTCGGGCTGGCATACCTGCGCCAACTGGATGAAGAGCTTCATCGCCTTCTGGGGCCACGAGACGAAGCGCCTGACGGCGGACGGCATCGCCCCGCCCAAACTCGGCCCTTCGCCCGGATTTTCGGATCTGCAATGGCTGAAGCCCGTCTATGCCGGCGACACCATCACCTACTTCATGACCCCGCTCGAAAGCCGCATCGTTCAGGGCCGCCACCGTTACATCCTGAACTCCGCCCTTTCCGAAGGAGTCAATCAGCACGGCGAAGCGGTGCTCCGCTTCAAGAGCAACCTGATCGAATTTTTCCCCGACGAGGAGCAAGCACCATGA
- a CDS encoding glutathione peroxidase, with translation MSVHDFTMTAIDGTARSLKDYAGKVLLIVNTASACGLTPQYEGLEALYKANPDLVVLGFPCNQFGAQEPGTEKEIALFCETQFAVTFPLFSKIEVNGEGTHPLYAYLKSETPGAERGAEIGWNFAKFLVGRNGRPIARYSPRTAPADIEADIGAALSH, from the coding sequence ATGAGCGTGCACGATTTCACCATGACCGCCATCGACGGCACCGCGCGCAGCCTGAAGGACTATGCCGGCAAGGTGCTATTGATCGTCAACACCGCGAGCGCCTGCGGCCTCACCCCGCAATACGAAGGCCTGGAAGCTCTCTACAAGGCGAACCCTGACCTTGTCGTGCTCGGCTTCCCCTGCAACCAGTTCGGCGCCCAGGAGCCCGGCACGGAGAAGGAAATCGCTCTCTTCTGCGAGACGCAGTTCGCCGTCACCTTTCCGCTCTTTTCGAAGATCGAGGTCAATGGCGAAGGCACCCACCCGCTTTATGCCTACCTGAAATCGGAAACGCCGGGCGCCGAACGGGGCGCCGAGATCGGCTGGAACTTCGCCAAGTTTCTCGTCGGTCGGAACGGACGGCCGATCGCCCGCTATTCGCCGCGCACGGCACCCGCCGATATCGAGGCGGACATCGGCGCTGCGCTGAGCCACTGA
- a CDS encoding AraC family transcriptional regulator, whose protein sequence is MTGFRFHATPLNGLEAVSASSAHVFAKHTHDTYGIGFLSAGGQISASGRGQVEAEAGQLITVNPGEVHDGAPLGRTARSWHMLYITPDLVAECLSDLVSTATDLEFQFPVFADPAIRALLSSLHDQLGHEDASADAQTFREALVLLLGKTLTRRTAPPLPLPDSIRRIRQRLDADPADAADLQALAHDAGLSRFQLIRTFLRHTGLTPHAYHMQRRALLSRRLLAEGLAPAEVAAACGYVDQSHMHREFRRRFGLTPGAYRSARPSRNFIQDRNA, encoded by the coding sequence ATGACCGGCTTCCGCTTCCATGCGACACCGCTCAACGGCCTGGAAGCGGTCTCGGCCTCCAGCGCCCATGTCTTTGCCAAGCATACGCATGACACCTATGGCATCGGTTTTCTCTCCGCCGGTGGCCAGATCTCGGCCTCCGGGCGCGGCCAGGTGGAGGCAGAAGCCGGACAGCTGATCACCGTCAACCCGGGTGAAGTGCATGACGGCGCCCCGCTCGGCCGCACGGCCCGCAGCTGGCACATGCTCTACATCACGCCGGATCTCGTGGCGGAATGCCTGTCAGACCTCGTCTCCACCGCGACGGACCTGGAATTCCAGTTTCCCGTCTTCGCCGATCCGGCGATCCGCGCCCTGCTCTCGTCCCTCCATGACCAGCTGGGGCACGAGGATGCTTCAGCCGATGCGCAGACCTTCCGGGAAGCGCTCGTCCTGCTCCTCGGCAAAACCCTCACCCGTCGCACGGCGCCGCCGCTCCCCCTGCCGGACTCGATCCGCCGTATTCGGCAGCGCCTGGACGCCGATCCTGCCGACGCCGCAGATCTGCAGGCTCTCGCCCACGACGCCGGCCTCAGTCGCTTCCAGCTGATCCGCACCTTCCTGCGCCACACCGGCCTGACACCGCATGCCTATCACATGCAGCGCCGCGCCCTTCTCAGCCGCCGGCTGCTCGCTGAAGGCCTGGCCCCGGCCGAAGTGGCCGCCGCCTGCGGCTATGTCGACCAGAGCCACATGCACCGCGAATTCCGCCGGCGCTTCGGCCTCACGCCCGGCGCCTATCGCAGCGCCCGGCCGAGCCGCAATTTCATACAAGACCGAAACGCCTGA